In Thermodesulfobacteriota bacterium, a single genomic region encodes these proteins:
- the cmk gene encoding (d)CMP kinase, protein MNTARISKRLVITIDGPAGAGKTTVSRSLADRLGYKYIDTGALYRGVAYEALSKGLSNDDDMGLESICAELKLRFVHVNKELRLISNDSDITDLIRTPEITMFASAVSARPVVRKFLLALQRHMGREKGVVFEGRDMGTVVFPDADIKFFLDASHQTRALRRYREMEPNPSQSLEEVERDMMQRDENDSNRNLAPLKPAEDAKIIDSTDISAGEVVELMLSYIEAGRLRE, encoded by the coding sequence ATGAATACAGCTCGAATTTCAAAACGACTTGTTATCACCATAGACGGCCCGGCAGGGGCGGGTAAAACCACGGTTAGCCGGTCTTTGGCGGATCGCTTGGGATATAAATATATTGACACAGGGGCCCTTTACCGGGGGGTGGCCTATGAAGCGTTATCCAAAGGCTTAAGTAATGATGATGACATGGGTCTTGAAAGCATATGCGCCGAGCTAAAACTCAGATTTGTACATGTCAATAAAGAGTTGCGACTTATATCCAATGATTCGGATATTACCGATTTAATTCGGACCCCTGAAATTACCATGTTTGCCTCTGCGGTTTCCGCAAGACCGGTTGTAAGAAAGTTTCTTTTGGCTCTTCAAAGGCATATGGGCAGAGAAAAAGGGGTTGTTTTCGAAGGCAGAGATATGGGAACGGTTGTCTTTCCTGATGCCGATATAAAATTTTTTCTGGATGCATCCCATCAGACCAGGGCTTTAAGACGCTACAGGGAAATGGAACCGAACCCCTCTCAATCATTGGAAGAGGTTGAAAGAGACATGATGCAAAGGGATGAAAATGACAGCAACAGGAATCTTGCGCCCCTGAAGCCGGCTGAGGATGCTAAAATTATAGATTCTACCGATATTTCCGCCGGCGAAGTTGTTGAATTGATGCTGTCTTATATAGAGGCCGGGAGGCTGAGAGAATAG
- a CDS encoding thiamine pyrophosphate-dependent enzyme, with product MGKTFKKPEALSDQVMHYCPGCTHGVIHRLVAEVIDELGIRGRTVGVAPVGCAVLAYNYFTFDFQEAAHGRAPAMATGIKRVRPDLMVFTYQGDGDLASIGMGEIVHAANRGEKFTVIFVNNAVYGMTGGQMAPTTMPGQRTTTSPFGRDVEEVGMPVRMAELLASLKTPGYITRQTVLKPKYINRAKKAIKKGFSYQLEGRCFSFIEVVSTCPTNWGLTPVEAIKWAEEKMLPYYELGEFKLPE from the coding sequence ATGCATTACTGTCCGGGGTGCACCCATGGGGTGATCCACCGTCTGGTGGCTGAAGTGATTGACGAACTGGGTATCCGGGGCCGTACGGTGGGTGTCGCTCCAGTGGGATGCGCGGTGCTGGCGTATAATTATTTTACCTTTGACTTTCAGGAGGCCGCCCACGGCCGTGCACCGGCAATGGCCACCGGAATAAAGCGGGTTCGTCCGGATTTGATGGTTTTTACCTACCAGGGGGACGGGGATCTGGCCAGTATCGGAATGGGAGAAATTGTTCATGCGGCCAACCGGGGTGAAAAATTCACCGTGATTTTTGTAAATAATGCGGTATACGGTATGACCGGCGGCCAGATGGCTCCCACCACTATGCCGGGGCAGCGCACCACCACCTCTCCTTTTGGTCGGGATGTGGAAGAAGTGGGTATGCCGGTGAGGATGGCGGAACTGCTGGCATCCTTAAAGACGCCGGGATACATAACGCGGCAAACCGTGCTGAAGCCGAAATATATCAACCGGGCCAAAAAGGCCATCAAGAAGGGATTTAGTTATCAACTGGAAGGCCGATGTTTCAGCTTTATTGAAGTGGTGAGCACCTGCCCCACCAACTGGGGTCTGACTCCGGTGGAGGCGATTAAGTGGGCGGAAGAGAAGATGCTCCCCTATTATGAACTGGGTGAATTTAAATTACCGGAGTAG
- the hisC gene encoding histidinol-phosphate transaminase — MKLSIPDYVLSIKPYVPGKPLEELEREYGIKKSIKLASNENPLGPSPMAVEAIQAALEKLNRYPDGSGYYLVNRIAEKLKLSPGNIVLGNGSDEIIGMLAHTLLKPGDEVLLPQPSFLIYDIMVRAAGATCVNVPLKSLSIDLEEIKKRLTAKSKMVFICNPNNPTGTIISKNQFEKFLDSLPAEIVVVVDEAYIEFVRDRNCASGIDYIDSKKPLVVLRTFSKAYGLAGLRIGYGIMSEEISGIVNRIRLPFNTNSLAQAGAIAALNDEKFFRKTKKIIHEGLDFLYDALNGLGVKFYPTQANFFLIDVARNADEVFKKMLSHGVIVRSMTSYGYPEYIRVNVGLRDENKRFIKALDKVLT, encoded by the coding sequence ATGAAATTATCCATTCCAGATTATGTTTTATCGATCAAACCGTATGTTCCGGGAAAGCCGCTTGAGGAGCTTGAAAGGGAGTATGGTATAAAAAAATCGATAAAACTTGCCTCCAATGAAAACCCTTTGGGACCTTCCCCCATGGCCGTAGAGGCCATTCAAGCTGCACTGGAAAAATTAAACCGTTACCCTGACGGGAGCGGATATTATCTGGTCAACAGGATTGCCGAAAAACTGAAACTGTCTCCCGGGAATATCGTTTTAGGAAACGGTTCCGATGAAATCATCGGTATGCTGGCCCACACATTGCTAAAGCCCGGGGATGAAGTACTTTTGCCACAACCTTCATTTTTGATTTATGATATAATGGTTCGCGCTGCAGGTGCAACCTGTGTAAATGTTCCCCTTAAGTCACTTTCCATTGATCTTGAAGAGATTAAAAAAAGATTGACAGCAAAATCGAAGATGGTTTTTATATGCAATCCCAACAATCCCACCGGAACCATTATTTCGAAGAATCAATTTGAAAAATTTCTTGATAGTCTTCCAGCTGAAATCGTTGTGGTGGTAGACGAAGCCTATATCGAATTTGTCAGGGACAGAAACTGCGCGAGCGGTATTGACTATATCGATTCTAAAAAGCCGCTGGTGGTACTTCGAACCTTTTCCAAAGCTTACGGTCTGGCCGGGCTTAGAATAGGGTACGGGATCATGTCTGAAGAGATATCAGGCATTGTTAACAGAATCAGGCTTCCGTTTAATACCAACTCCCTCGCCCAGGCCGGAGCAATTGCCGCGCTGAACGATGAAAAATTTTTCCGGAAGACGAAAAAGATAATTCATGAAGGTCTTGATTTCCTGTATGACGCTTTGAACGGTTTGGGAGTGAAATTCTATCCAACCCAGGCAAATTTTTTTCTTATCGATGTTGCCAGAAATGCCGACGAAGTTTTTAAAAAAATGTTGAGCCACGGCGTGATTGTGCGTTCCATGACATCCTATGGGTATCCTGAGTATATTCGTGTCAATGTCGGACTTCGTGATGAGAATAAAAGGTTTATCAAGGCACTGGATAAGGTGCTGACATAG
- a CDS encoding 2-oxoacid:acceptor oxidoreductase family protein, protein MQSEVMFAGFGGQGILLSAKILAYAGMEEGKEVAWVPSYGPEMRGGTAYCTVVISDRPIGSPIIRNPLHLVAMNRPSLEKFAPMVKPGGVIMINSSLISINSGRQDVDELNVPANDIAKELGNVRSLNIVALSAFVARSKVVDFDVLRECVRKEFSKKAKLIPLNMEAVTAGEKAAKR, encoded by the coding sequence ATGCAAAGTGAAGTGATGTTCGCCGGTTTTGGCGGTCAGGGGATATTGTTAAGTGCAAAGATCCTTGCCTATGCAGGCATGGAAGAAGGCAAAGAGGTGGCCTGGGTTCCTTCTTACGGGCCCGAGATGCGGGGCGGTACCGCTTACTGTACGGTGGTGATCAGCGACAGGCCCATCGGCTCTCCGATTATCAGGAATCCTTTGCATCTGGTGGCCATGAATCGACCTTCGCTGGAGAAATTTGCCCCCATGGTGAAACCGGGCGGGGTGATTATGATTAACTCCTCGTTAATATCCATCAATTCCGGTCGGCAGGATGTGGATGAGCTCAATGTACCGGCCAATGATATTGCCAAGGAGCTGGGGAATGTCAGGTCGTTAAATATTGTGGCACTGTCTGCGTTTGTTGCCCGGAGCAAAGTGGTTGATTTTGATGTTTTGCGCGAATGCGTCAGAAAGGAATTTTCCAAAAAAGCAAAACTGATTCCCCTCAATATGGAGGCGGTGACCGCCGGGGAAAAAGCCGCCAAGCGATAA